A single Tuberibacillus sp. Marseille-P3662 DNA region contains:
- a CDS encoding DUF2627 domain-containing protein: protein MTRLMALIILVFPGILAVYGVKLMRDTLFNLLNVPYPFLWLQFLVGFIVFIVGIAFVAGWILYRDRKRNYVSKRYKNKGR, encoded by the coding sequence ATGACCCGATTGATGGCCTTGATTATTTTAGTTTTTCCCGGTATCCTTGCTGTTTATGGCGTTAAATTAATGCGTGATACCCTATTTAACTTATTAAACGTTCCCTACCCTTTTTTATGGTTGCAATTTCTAGTCGGGTTCATTGTATTCATAGTAGGGATCGCGTTCGTTGCTGGTTGGATTTTGTACCGTGACCGAAAACGCAACTATGTTTCTAAACGTTATAAAAATAAAGGCCGCTAA
- a CDS encoding alpha-ketoacid dehydrogenase subunit beta translates to MPVISYIQAVNDALREEMNRDDHVFVMGEDVGINGGVFRATEGLIDQYGEDRVIDTPLAESAIAGVGIGAAMYGMRPVAEMQFADFIMPAVNQIVSEAAKIRYRSNNDWQAPITIRAPYGGGVHGALYHSQSVEALFANVPGLKIVMPSTPYDVKGLLKAAIRDNDPVLFFEHKRAYRLVKGEVPEEDYTLPIGKADVKCEGDDITVITYGLCVNFALQAAEKLEKEGVSAHILDLRTVYPLDQEAIIAAAAKTGKVLLVTEDNKEGSVMSEVAATISEHCLFDLDAPIQRLAGPDTPSMPYAPPMEKYFMMNPEKVEHAMRELAEY, encoded by the coding sequence ATGCCTGTGATTTCATATATTCAAGCTGTAAACGATGCGCTGCGCGAAGAAATGAACCGTGATGATCATGTGTTCGTTATGGGTGAAGATGTGGGCATCAACGGAGGGGTGTTTAGAGCAACAGAGGGCTTGATTGACCAGTACGGAGAAGACCGGGTGATTGATACACCCTTGGCTGAATCGGCGATTGCTGGTGTGGGGATCGGGGCAGCGATGTACGGGATGAGACCTGTTGCTGAAATGCAATTTGCTGACTTTATTATGCCGGCGGTGAATCAGATTGTATCGGAAGCTGCAAAAATACGCTACCGGTCTAATAATGATTGGCAGGCGCCGATCACTATACGCGCTCCTTATGGAGGCGGTGTTCACGGTGCACTTTATCATTCTCAATCGGTTGAAGCCTTGTTTGCTAATGTCCCTGGTTTAAAGATTGTCATGCCTTCGACTCCCTATGATGTGAAAGGGTTGTTGAAAGCTGCGATTCGGGATAATGATCCTGTTTTATTTTTTGAACATAAACGCGCGTACCGCTTAGTTAAAGGTGAAGTGCCCGAAGAAGATTATACGTTGCCGATTGGCAAAGCCGACGTCAAGTGTGAAGGAGATGACATTACCGTTATCACGTACGGATTATGTGTTAACTTCGCCTTGCAAGCAGCAGAAAAGCTTGAAAAAGAGGGGGTATCTGCGCACATCCTTGATTTACGCACTGTATATCCGCTTGATCAAGAGGCCATTATTGCGGCTGCGGCTAAAACGGGGAAGGTTTTGCTTGTGACTGAGGATAATAAGGAAGGTAGTGTGATGAGTGAAGTTGCCGCCACCATTTCCGAACATTGTCTGTTTGATTTAGATGCTCCAATCCAAAGGTTAGCAGGACCTGATACTCCATCCATGCCCTATGCGCCGCCGATGGAGAAATACTTTATGATGAATCCGGAAAAAGTTGAGCATGCCATGCGTGAGCTCGCAGAATATTAA
- the buk gene encoding butyrate kinase — protein sequence MAKTTDYRILAINPGSTSTKISVFANNKAIFTTKIHYDTDHLSAYQSMTEQYSMRKASILEHLDHDGLNLSRLDAVVGRGGLLRPIEGGTYEVNQPMLSDLHQGFAGQHPSNLGGIIAHDIGQQLNIPAFIVDPVVVDELAPVARFSGLPDVERKSIFHALNQKAVARKAAQQLGKNYHEARMIVTHMGGGVTVGTHDCAKVVDVNNGLHGEGPFSAERAGTVPTGDLIQMCYSGDYDVNELMNKVVERSGLVGYLGINDPDQIEQMIANGHTQAEQVYDAMAYQMAKEIGGAATVLCGEVDIIVLTGEFAYSKTLISKVTKRVDWIADVVVLPGEDEMQALAEGTLRVLTGEERAKQYQGQSISQMERT from the coding sequence ATGGCCAAGACAACAGACTATCGAATTTTAGCCATCAACCCAGGCTCTACATCAACAAAAATATCTGTGTTTGCGAATAATAAAGCGATTTTTACGACCAAAATTCACTATGATACTGATCATTTATCAGCTTATCAATCAATGACAGAACAATATAGTATGCGGAAAGCGTCCATATTAGAGCACCTTGATCATGATGGTCTTAATTTGTCTAGATTAGATGCTGTTGTCGGACGTGGCGGTTTGCTCCGTCCCATTGAAGGTGGTACCTATGAAGTAAATCAACCGATGTTGTCCGATTTACATCAAGGATTTGCTGGACAACACCCTTCGAACCTTGGCGGCATTATCGCGCATGATATTGGTCAACAATTGAATATCCCCGCCTTTATTGTTGATCCTGTCGTTGTTGATGAACTGGCACCTGTGGCCCGGTTTTCTGGCTTGCCTGATGTTGAAAGGAAGAGTATTTTTCATGCCTTAAACCAGAAGGCTGTAGCCAGAAAGGCGGCTCAACAATTGGGTAAGAACTATCATGAAGCACGAATGATTGTCACACATATGGGCGGCGGTGTTACAGTTGGCACGCATGACTGTGCCAAGGTCGTTGACGTTAATAATGGATTGCATGGTGAAGGACCGTTTTCCGCTGAACGAGCGGGCACTGTTCCGACTGGCGATCTTATCCAAATGTGTTATTCCGGTGACTATGATGTCAATGAACTTATGAATAAAGTTGTTGAGCGCTCAGGTCTTGTTGGATATTTGGGGATCAATGATCCTGATCAAATCGAACAAATGATTGCAAATGGTCATACTCAAGCGGAACAGGTTTATGATGCAATGGCGTATCAAATGGCTAAAGAAATTGGTGGAGCTGCCACGGTTTTATGTGGGGAAGTCGATATTATTGTATTGACAGGTGAGTTTGCTTACAGTAAAACGCTAATATCAAAAGTCACTAAGCGTGTTGATTGGATTGCGGATGTTGTTGTTTTACCTGGTGAAGATGAGATGCAGGCGCTTGCGGAAGGGACGTTGCGTGTGTTGACAGGCGAAGAGCGCGCAAAACAATATCAGGGACAATCTATAAGTCAAATGGAAAGGACGTGA
- a CDS encoding DUF3231 family protein, whose amino-acid sequence MANPIEAALKTMKTLVDNEPKQPLHVGEVYYCWFYYTTINEAEMYMKAALNTTTDDELRQVLQKSKKECQTQTKRIENFMLKEGVTLPPMPENKPDSNPKDIPLGVKLTDDEIANGISIKTAYATTLCATASTQAIRSDVSLMFMEFQAEKAVFGAEMKVFMRKRGWIKVPPHYYPPGMPNDH is encoded by the coding sequence ATGGCTAATCCAATTGAAGCGGCTTTGAAGACAATGAAAACCCTTGTTGACAATGAACCCAAGCAACCCTTACATGTAGGTGAAGTTTATTATTGTTGGTTTTATTATACAACTATTAATGAAGCGGAAATGTATATGAAAGCAGCCCTAAATACGACCACAGATGATGAACTGAGGCAGGTTCTTCAAAAAAGTAAAAAAGAATGTCAAACACAAACAAAGCGGATAGAAAATTTCATGCTAAAAGAAGGCGTCACTTTACCGCCAATGCCAGAAAACAAGCCAGATTCCAACCCAAAAGACATTCCTTTAGGTGTCAAATTAACGGACGATGAAATTGCAAACGGTATTTCAATAAAAACAGCTTATGCAACGACATTATGCGCTACAGCATCTACCCAAGCCATAAGAAGTGATGTTTCACTCATGTTTATGGAGTTTCAAGCTGAAAAAGCTGTATTCGGTGCGGAAATGAAAGTGTTCATGCGTAAGCGAGGCTGGATAAAGGTTCCACCCCACTATTATCCACCAGGTATGCCTAATGATCATTAA
- a CDS encoding FUSC family protein, which produces MNVSHWIGNRIIKTCLAALITAYICEWLHWPPMFAVVAAIVSIEPTSADSIKKGLIRFPASAIGAAYAMFFEFILQEHAITYTLAACLTLITCHILKLHVGMIVAVLTAVAMIPETYGNYLDSFMIRLATTLTGITVATLINYFILPPKYLQMIQKSITTIYYETGDILNRYFTNELGQCEQTMTKYQNLNHDLERAFRLVRYQQNETRFHRRSTEELYTLNRDQRILEQLQKVMYHIGNMIYIDLPEDAYTESEKALIKKVGCSLGEIYQNLGEGISDKHYVLVEQLDDLFVHIREHENCTQSDLYRHHFSERLVLLYELLSLHDVIEELQNKAQKHRNS; this is translated from the coding sequence ATGAATGTCAGTCATTGGATCGGTAATCGTATTATAAAAACGTGTCTTGCTGCGTTAATTACAGCCTATATCTGTGAATGGCTGCATTGGCCACCTATGTTCGCGGTTGTTGCTGCAATCGTATCAATTGAGCCTACATCCGCGGACTCCATAAAAAAAGGACTTATACGATTCCCGGCATCAGCAATCGGTGCTGCTTATGCAATGTTTTTTGAATTCATTCTACAAGAACATGCCATAACCTATACATTAGCAGCTTGTTTAACCTTAATCACCTGTCATATCTTGAAATTGCACGTTGGTATGATCGTAGCTGTATTAACGGCTGTCGCCATGATTCCGGAAACTTATGGGAATTACTTAGATTCGTTTATGATTCGTCTCGCTACGACATTAACGGGGATAACAGTGGCCACACTGATTAATTACTTTATTTTGCCACCAAAGTACTTGCAAATGATTCAAAAGTCAATTACAACCATCTACTATGAGACGGGCGATATTCTTAATCGATATTTCACGAATGAACTGGGTCAATGTGAACAAACGATGACGAAATACCAAAATTTAAATCATGATTTGGAGCGCGCCTTTCGTCTCGTTCGCTACCAGCAGAATGAAACCCGTTTTCATCGCCGCTCTACTGAAGAATTGTACACATTGAATCGTGATCAGCGCATCCTTGAACAATTACAAAAAGTCATGTACCACATAGGTAACATGATCTATATTGATTTGCCTGAAGATGCTTACACTGAATCTGAGAAAGCATTAATTAAAAAAGTTGGATGTTCCCTTGGCGAAATCTATCAAAATCTTGGCGAAGGCATATCCGACAAGCACTATGTCTTGGTCGAACAATTGGATGATCTTTTTGTTCATATTCGAGAACATGAAAATTGTACGCAGAGTGACCTATACAGACACCATTTTTCTGAGCGCCTGGTACTTTTATATGAATTGCTGTCTTTGCATGACGTGATCGAGGAACTCCAGAATAAAGCACAGAAACATAGAAATTCCTAA
- a CDS encoding mechanosensitive ion channel family protein, which translates to MIDDLVNWFQSFNFVNIGIAVLIFILFWFLSAPISKVFLKFFTNLTTRTKTDWDNRILTAFHRPLNFAFKWLGIYFSLTYLPFSADIDMLISHLFRTILIGLVGWGLYNLADTSVHDIFYRVKTKYNFKFDQIVTPFITKVSKLTIIVLVITIIAYEWGYPINGLVAGMGLGGLAIALAAKDTLSNMFGGIIIITETPFTIGDWIETPSVQGIIEDINFRSTKVRTFEQSLVTVPNSTLANDPITNWSRMGKRQIYFHLRLHYHTEPQLIKQCSDDIRSLLHDHDDIDPEFYVHFYEFNPSSHDILLYFFTKSTNWDKWLSVREDINLKIMAILDRNGVKLALPSQDIFYQEHPSQEGQRDH; encoded by the coding sequence ATGATCGACGATCTTGTAAATTGGTTTCAGTCATTTAATTTCGTCAATATCGGTATCGCCGTCCTCATTTTTATCTTATTTTGGTTTTTAAGCGCACCTATCTCAAAGGTTTTTCTTAAATTTTTTACGAACCTAACAACACGTACAAAAACCGATTGGGATAACAGGATACTGACCGCTTTTCACCGTCCATTAAATTTTGCATTTAAATGGCTGGGCATTTATTTTTCATTAACCTATCTTCCTTTTTCGGCTGATATTGACATGTTGATTTCCCACTTGTTTCGAACCATCTTGATCGGACTGGTCGGTTGGGGACTCTATAATTTGGCTGACACATCCGTTCATGACATTTTCTATCGTGTCAAAACCAAATACAATTTTAAATTTGATCAAATTGTCACACCGTTTATTACAAAGGTGTCTAAATTAACCATTATTGTCCTTGTAATTACCATCATTGCGTATGAGTGGGGATATCCCATTAACGGATTAGTGGCTGGAATGGGGCTCGGCGGATTAGCCATCGCTTTAGCAGCTAAGGATACTTTAAGCAATATGTTCGGCGGTATTATCATTATCACGGAAACACCATTTACAATCGGCGATTGGATTGAAACACCCTCAGTCCAAGGGATTATTGAAGATATTAATTTTCGTTCAACAAAAGTGAGGACCTTCGAACAATCCTTAGTAACAGTTCCAAATTCTACATTAGCCAATGATCCTATTACTAACTGGTCGCGAATGGGGAAGCGGCAAATTTATTTTCATTTGCGCCTCCACTACCACACGGAACCACAGTTAATTAAGCAATGTTCAGACGATATACGCAGTCTGCTTCATGATCATGATGATATTGACCCAGAGTTTTATGTCCATTTTTACGAGTTTAATCCATCAAGTCACGATATATTATTGTACTTTTTTACTAAAAGCACCAATTGGGACAAATGGTTAAGTGTCCGAGAAGATATTAATCTTAAGATTATGGCCATTCTTGATAGGAATGGCGTGAAATTGGCTTTGCCGTCTCAAGATATTTTTTACCAAGAGCACCCTAGTCAGGAAGGTCAACGCGATCATTAA
- a CDS encoding sigma-54 interaction domain-containing protein gives MKTVAIIGGTDQALRLMTAFSTHDNISIQWLIVSDSADPAISYAENQGIKISHNWERVIADSIDLIVFTVPNHPKFMSIAQNKGNGSVIIPYQVVEQMTKLVDEKEALIQQLKDQTYQQTMILTLTQDAMIAIDVNEQVTVFNPSAERMTGLSHQDVMGRAIQEVMPTSKLPRVLASGQSEVNQGQDLDNGTKIITTRQPIRAHDGFIYGAFAVFKDITEVEQLAEEVTNLKSIQTMLNAVIQSSEEAISVVDEHGKGIMINPAYTRMTGLTEEDVIGKPATADISEGASMHMKVLQTRKPVRGVRMKVGQARKDVIVNVAPIIVNGKLKGSVGIIHDMSEITNMTKELNRARQIIRTLEAKYSFDDIKGHSEEIELVIEQAKLAATTPVTILLRGESGTGKELFAHAIHNASKRKYNKFVRVNGAAISEHLLESELFGYEEGAFTGAKKSGRRGYFEEADGGSLFLDEIGELSLQMQAKLLRVLQEKEIVRVGGTKPIPVNVRVITATNVNLEKRIADGAFREDLYYRLNRMPIFIPPLRQRKEDLAPLSHHLLNKINQDFGRNVERISEAALDQLKVYHWPGNVRELENVLGRIVIHMGFHENEIIAGHIPTLKHESLEDTTQPITIDSNGKSLNATMETYEKQVIQQALAENNDNKTKTAQQLGISVRALYYKLNKHNLEESSTQ, from the coding sequence ATGAAAACAGTTGCCATTATTGGCGGCACAGATCAAGCGTTAAGATTAATGACGGCATTTTCAACCCATGATAATATTTCAATCCAATGGTTGATTGTTTCGGATTCAGCTGATCCTGCCATCTCGTATGCTGAAAATCAAGGTATTAAAATATCTCACAATTGGGAACGTGTCATTGCTGATTCGATTGATTTGATCGTTTTTACGGTACCGAACCATCCTAAATTCATGTCAATCGCCCAGAATAAAGGGAATGGCAGTGTTATTATTCCTTATCAAGTAGTTGAACAGATGACCAAATTAGTTGATGAAAAGGAAGCTCTCATTCAACAATTGAAGGATCAAACGTATCAACAAACGATGATTTTAACCTTGACTCAGGATGCTATGATTGCGATCGATGTGAATGAACAAGTGACCGTTTTTAATCCTAGTGCCGAGCGTATGACGGGCTTATCGCATCAAGATGTTATGGGTCGGGCAATTCAAGAAGTTATGCCGACGTCAAAGTTGCCACGGGTTTTGGCATCGGGTCAATCTGAAGTGAATCAGGGCCAAGATCTTGATAACGGAACCAAAATTATTACAACTCGGCAGCCGATACGTGCTCATGATGGCTTCATCTATGGCGCTTTTGCAGTGTTCAAGGATATTACAGAGGTTGAGCAACTGGCTGAAGAAGTCACGAATCTGAAAAGTATTCAAACTATGTTGAATGCAGTTATTCAGTCTTCAGAAGAAGCGATTTCTGTTGTTGATGAGCACGGTAAAGGGATCATGATTAATCCTGCTTATACGAGAATGACTGGATTAACGGAAGAAGATGTTATCGGGAAACCGGCAACAGCGGATATTTCCGAAGGGGCCAGCATGCATATGAAAGTCTTACAAACACGTAAGCCGGTCAGAGGCGTCCGCATGAAGGTTGGACAAGCCAGAAAAGATGTCATTGTTAACGTCGCTCCTATTATTGTGAATGGCAAGTTAAAAGGCAGCGTGGGGATTATCCATGACATGTCAGAAATCACGAATATGACAAAGGAACTGAACCGTGCCCGACAAATTATCCGAACATTGGAAGCGAAATATTCATTTGATGACATTAAGGGTCACTCCGAGGAAATTGAGCTCGTCATTGAACAAGCTAAATTAGCGGCTACGACACCAGTAACGATTTTATTACGCGGTGAATCAGGCACGGGCAAAGAGTTATTCGCTCACGCGATACATAATGCTAGCAAACGAAAATATAACAAATTTGTTCGCGTCAATGGTGCGGCTATTTCGGAACACTTATTGGAAAGTGAATTGTTTGGGTATGAAGAAGGGGCTTTTACGGGTGCTAAGAAAAGCGGCAGACGAGGATATTTTGAAGAGGCGGATGGCGGGAGTTTGTTTCTTGATGAGATCGGTGAATTGTCATTGCAGATGCAAGCTAAGTTATTGCGTGTTCTTCAGGAAAAAGAGATTGTTAGAGTTGGCGGCACGAAGCCGATCCCCGTCAATGTACGAGTGATTACAGCGACAAACGTTAATCTTGAGAAACGCATCGCTGATGGAGCTTTTCGCGAAGATCTATACTATCGCTTGAATCGAATGCCAATTTTTATTCCGCCCTTAAGGCAACGCAAGGAGGATCTCGCCCCGTTGAGCCATCATTTGTTAAATAAAATCAACCAAGACTTTGGGCGTAATGTGGAGCGCATCTCAGAGGCGGCACTGGATCAATTAAAGGTCTATCATTGGCCGGGGAACGTTAGAGAGCTCGAGAATGTCTTGGGCCGAATCGTGATTCACATGGGTTTTCATGAAAATGAAATTATCGCGGGTCATATCCCCACATTGAAACATGAATCATTGGAGGATACGACACAGCCAATAACGATTGATAGCAATGGTAAATCGCTAAATGCTACAATGGAAACTTACGAAAAACAAGTGATTCAACAAGCTTTGGCTGAAAATAACGATAATAAAACAAAAACGGCCCAACAGTTAGGCATTTCCGTCCGGGCGCTTTATTACAAATTGAACAAGCACAACCTTGAAGAAAGTAGCACGCAATAA
- the lpdA gene encoding dihydrolipoyl dehydrogenase: protein MAENYDLVILGGGTGGYVAAIRASQLGLKTAIVESDVLGGTCLHRGCIPSKALLRSAEVYATAQAGEQFGVFADRIELDYGKAHERKSQIIQQLHTGVKQLMKKGQIDIYNGFGRILGPSIFSPMPGAISVEMKDGSDNQVLIPENVIIATGSMPRSLPNLAIDGDRTLTSDDVVNMTDLPNSLLIVGGGVIGVEWASMFADFGVDVTVLEYANRLIPGEDQALSKELQRQLKKKGVRVVTGAAVQADTLDKGNDDVKVSAVVQNDTQVFTADKLLVSVGRVPNTQDIGLQNTSIKTERECIQVNEYGQTHESHIYAIGDVIGGLQLAHVASHEGITAVEHIAGVSTDPVDSLKVPRCIYTRPEAASLGLTEEQAKEKGYDIKQSTFSFNAIGKALVFGEADGFAKMIVDKQTDDLLGVHMMGPHATDMISEAALAQLLDATPWEISEVIHPHPTLSEIMGEAALAVDGNAIHS, encoded by the coding sequence GTGGCCGAAAACTATGACCTTGTGATTTTAGGTGGTGGCACCGGTGGCTATGTAGCGGCTATCCGGGCATCGCAATTAGGGTTAAAAACCGCCATAGTAGAGTCGGATGTATTAGGCGGCACGTGTCTTCATCGCGGTTGTATACCAAGTAAAGCATTGCTTCGTAGTGCTGAAGTTTATGCGACGGCACAGGCAGGAGAGCAATTTGGTGTCTTTGCCGATCGTATTGAACTTGATTATGGGAAAGCCCATGAACGTAAATCGCAAATTATCCAGCAGTTACATACCGGTGTTAAGCAGCTAATGAAAAAAGGACAAATTGATATTTATAACGGCTTCGGACGGATTCTTGGACCCTCAATTTTCTCTCCGATGCCTGGAGCGATTTCTGTGGAAATGAAAGATGGCAGTGACAACCAAGTGCTAATCCCTGAAAATGTCATCATAGCTACAGGGTCAATGCCGCGATCTCTGCCTAATTTAGCTATTGATGGTGATCGAACTCTGACGTCAGATGATGTGGTCAACATGACTGATCTACCCAATTCTTTGCTCATTGTTGGAGGTGGCGTGATCGGCGTTGAGTGGGCTTCCATGTTCGCTGACTTTGGGGTTGATGTAACAGTGCTTGAATATGCCAATCGGCTGATACCAGGAGAAGATCAAGCGCTTTCCAAAGAATTGCAAAGGCAATTGAAGAAAAAAGGGGTACGTGTTGTCACGGGTGCGGCAGTGCAAGCCGACACGCTTGATAAAGGTAACGATGATGTCAAGGTGTCCGCGGTCGTTCAAAATGACACACAAGTCTTTACAGCTGATAAATTGTTAGTGTCCGTAGGAAGGGTGCCGAATACGCAAGATATTGGCTTACAAAATACAAGTATTAAAACGGAACGTGAATGCATTCAAGTCAATGAATACGGTCAAACTCATGAATCGCACATATATGCCATTGGCGATGTTATAGGCGGTTTACAGTTGGCTCATGTTGCTTCGCACGAAGGGATAACGGCTGTCGAGCATATTGCGGGTGTCTCGACTGACCCGGTTGATTCATTAAAGGTTCCCCGCTGTATCTATACACGTCCTGAAGCGGCTAGTCTGGGATTGACCGAAGAACAGGCCAAGGAAAAGGGTTATGACATCAAGCAAAGTACGTTTTCTTTTAACGCGATTGGTAAGGCGCTTGTTTTTGGAGAAGCTGATGGGTTTGCCAAAATGATTGTGGATAAACAGACTGATGATTTATTAGGTGTTCATATGATGGGTCCGCATGCGACAGATATGATATCCGAAGCAGCCCTTGCTCAATTACTAGATGCAACACCTTGGGAGATTTCGGAAGTGATTCATCCTCACCCAACGTTATCAGAAATTATGGGGGAAGCGGCTTTGGCTGTTGACGGCAACGCCATTCATTCTTAA
- a CDS encoding Leu/Phe/Val dehydrogenase codes for MEITKYMETHDYEQLVVCQDRESGLKAFICIHDTTLGPALGGTRMWTYDSEDDAIEDAMRLARGMTYKNAATGLNLGGGKTVVMGDPRKDKNEAMFRALGRFIQGLNGRYITAEDVGTTVDDMDLIHEETNYVTGISPEFGSSGNPSPVTAYGVYKGMKASAKAAFGDDSLDGKTVAVQGVGTVAFTLCEHLHEEGANLIVTDINEEAVERAVKAFGAKAVSTDEIYSVDCDIFAPCALGAVINDDTLPSLKAKVIAGSANNQLKADEHGEALYNKGIVYAPDYVINAGGVINVADELIGYNSDRALRRVEGIYDNLMKVYQISDRDHIGSYKAANRLAEERIQALKNARSTFLKNGKDILSMR; via the coding sequence ATGGAAATTACAAAATATATGGAAACGCATGATTATGAACAATTGGTTGTCTGTCAAGACAGGGAATCTGGATTAAAAGCATTTATTTGCATTCATGATACGACGCTAGGTCCAGCGCTTGGTGGAACAAGGATGTGGACGTACGATTCAGAAGATGATGCTATTGAAGATGCGATGCGCTTGGCTCGCGGCATGACTTATAAAAACGCAGCTACAGGACTTAATCTTGGCGGCGGTAAAACAGTCGTGATGGGTGACCCGCGAAAAGATAAAAATGAAGCCATGTTTCGTGCACTAGGTCGGTTTATACAGGGATTGAATGGTCGTTACATTACAGCAGAGGATGTTGGAACAACGGTGGATGACATGGATTTGATTCATGAAGAAACCAATTATGTCACAGGGATTTCTCCAGAATTCGGATCATCTGGTAATCCGTCTCCTGTCACAGCTTATGGTGTTTACAAAGGAATGAAGGCATCGGCCAAAGCCGCATTCGGTGATGATTCTTTAGATGGGAAGACGGTTGCTGTTCAAGGGGTTGGTACAGTCGCATTTACGCTATGCGAACATTTGCATGAAGAAGGAGCCAACTTAATCGTTACGGATATTAATGAAGAAGCCGTCGAGCGCGCCGTAAAAGCCTTTGGTGCCAAAGCTGTTTCTACCGATGAAATTTATAGTGTCGATTGTGACATTTTTGCTCCTTGTGCATTGGGTGCGGTCATTAATGATGATACGTTACCTTCCTTAAAAGCAAAAGTGATTGCAGGATCGGCGAATAATCAATTGAAGGCTGATGAACATGGTGAAGCCTTGTACAATAAAGGCATTGTTTATGCACCGGACTATGTTATTAATGCTGGCGGGGTTATTAATGTAGCTGATGAGCTCATCGGATATAATAGCGATCGAGCGTTGCGTCGGGTCGAAGGGATCTACGATAATTTGATGAAGGTTTATCAAATTTCTGATCGTGATCATATCGGTTCCTATAAAGCGGCTAATCGTTTGGCGGAAGAGCGTATTCAAGCATTGAAAAATGCTCGCAGTACATTTCTCAAGAACGGAAAAGATATTCTTAGTATGCGTTAA
- a CDS encoding thiamine pyrophosphate-dependent dehydrogenase E1 component subunit alpha has protein sequence MYEAMLLARKIDERMWLLNRAGKIPFVVSCQGQEAAQIGAAFALDRAKDYIAPYYRDLGLVLAFGMSTQDIMLSGFAKAEDPNSAGRQMPGHFGQKKNRIMTQSSPVTTQVAHAVGAALGGRMRGEDIVALTTFGEGSSNQGDFHESANFAGVHQLPVIFMCENNKYAISVPIKKQLACEQVSDRAAGYGMHGVTVDGNDPLSVYEAIKEAADRARAGNGPSLIETVSYRLTPHSSDDDDRAYREKTEVDEAKEKDGIILFAQYLRDNGVMTEDKENDLQERIKRLVDEATDYAENARYAEPESALNYVYEE, from the coding sequence ATGTATGAGGCCATGTTGTTGGCAAGGAAAATTGATGAACGGATGTGGTTATTAAATAGGGCGGGCAAGATACCATTTGTGGTGTCGTGTCAAGGTCAAGAAGCAGCACAAATTGGCGCGGCTTTTGCTCTTGATCGCGCAAAAGACTACATCGCACCTTATTATCGCGATTTGGGTCTAGTTTTAGCATTCGGAATGTCAACCCAGGACATTATGCTGTCTGGTTTTGCCAAAGCTGAAGATCCCAATTCAGCGGGTCGACAAATGCCAGGGCATTTTGGCCAAAAGAAAAATCGGATTATGACGCAGTCATCACCGGTGACAACCCAAGTGGCTCATGCGGTTGGGGCTGCTCTTGGTGGGAGAATGAGGGGCGAAGATATAGTCGCCTTAACAACATTTGGTGAGGGCTCATCGAATCAAGGTGATTTCCATGAATCTGCCAATTTTGCTGGTGTACATCAATTACCCGTGATTTTCATGTGCGAGAACAATAAATATGCGATTTCAGTTCCAATCAAGAAACAACTCGCTTGCGAACAGGTTTCTGATCGTGCAGCTGGTTACGGCATGCATGGCGTAACGGTGGACGGTAATGATCCGCTCTCTGTTTATGAGGCCATTAAGGAGGCGGCTGATCGAGCGCGGGCTGGCAATGGCCCTTCGCTTATTGAAACGGTATCCTATCGATTAACCCCACATTCCAGCGACGATGATGATCGAGCGTACAGAGAAAAAACTGAGGTTGATGAAGCTAAAGAGAAAGACGGAATCATCTTATTTGCTCAATATTTACGAGACAACGGTGTGATGACAGAAGACAAGGAAAATGACCTTCAAGAACGGATCAAGCGTCTTGTTGATGAAGCGACAGATTATGCCGAAAACGCCCGCTATGCTGAACCCGAATCGGCATTAAACTACGTTTACGAGGAATAG